A window from Cellulomonas sp. C5510 encodes these proteins:
- a CDS encoding ABC transporter ATP-binding protein → MKLPVAEPAALRRHTAALLRRHRRGLAVVVVLHVLAATAGLAGPWLLGRLVDAVATGTTTAAVDRTVAVLAGAVLAQTVLIRYAQRAAMVLGETVFAELREEFVATVTRLPLSTVERAGTGDLVARTTTDIDRVQYTVRFGVPRILVTVATIALTAVAAVVTDALVALGLLAGLPLLLGTTRWYLRRAAPAYLRESAAYATINGTITESVEGARTVDALGLGARRRARLDADLREAFAAETRTLRLRTVLFPGVDTAFVLPVVAVLAWGAYLVSTGATTVGAVTTIALYATQIIHPIGELIFWLDEIQVGATSLARIIGVADVAPDRTARDARPADETVQAHGVRYAYRPGQDVLHGVDLELRTGERLAVVGPSGAGKSTLGRMLAGIHPPTGGTVTVGEVPLVDLPLDELRGHVALVTQEHHVFVGPLADNLRLAAPDADDAALERALRAVDAWEWAGALPDGLATEVGSGGVALTPAQAQQVALARLVLLDPHTLVLDEATSLLDPRAARHLERSLSAVLEGRTVVAIAHRLHTAHDADRVAVVDAGRISEIGPHDELVAAGGDYASLWSSWQRE, encoded by the coding sequence GTGAAGCTGCCCGTCGCTGAGCCGGCGGCCCTGCGCCGCCACACCGCGGCGCTGCTGCGCCGGCACCGCCGCGGCCTCGCCGTGGTGGTCGTGCTGCACGTGCTCGCCGCGACCGCCGGTCTCGCCGGGCCGTGGCTGCTCGGCCGGCTGGTCGACGCGGTGGCCACCGGGACCACGACCGCCGCGGTGGACCGTACGGTCGCGGTGCTCGCCGGCGCCGTGCTCGCCCAGACGGTGCTGATCCGGTACGCGCAGCGCGCCGCGATGGTGCTGGGCGAGACGGTGTTCGCCGAGCTGCGCGAGGAGTTCGTCGCCACGGTCACGCGCCTGCCGCTGTCCACGGTCGAGCGGGCGGGCACCGGGGACCTGGTCGCCCGGACGACCACCGACATCGACCGCGTCCAGTACACGGTGCGCTTCGGCGTGCCGCGCATCCTGGTCACCGTCGCGACGATCGCGCTCACAGCGGTGGCCGCGGTCGTGACGGACGCGCTGGTCGCCCTCGGGCTGCTCGCCGGGCTGCCGCTGCTGCTCGGCACGACCCGGTGGTACCTGCGCCGGGCCGCACCGGCGTACCTGCGCGAGTCCGCGGCGTACGCCACGATCAACGGCACGATCACCGAGTCGGTCGAGGGAGCGCGCACGGTCGACGCGCTCGGCCTCGGTGCCCGACGGCGCGCGCGGCTCGACGCCGACCTCCGGGAGGCGTTCGCGGCGGAGACCCGCACCCTCCGGCTGCGCACCGTGCTGTTCCCGGGCGTGGACACCGCGTTCGTCCTGCCGGTGGTCGCGGTGCTCGCCTGGGGGGCCTACCTCGTCTCGACGGGCGCGACCACGGTCGGGGCGGTGACGACGATCGCGCTCTACGCGACGCAGATCATCCACCCCATCGGCGAGCTGATCTTCTGGCTCGACGAGATCCAGGTCGGTGCGACGTCGCTGGCCCGCATCATCGGCGTCGCCGACGTCGCCCCCGACCGGACCGCCCGCGACGCGCGGCCGGCCGACGAGACGGTGCAGGCCCACGGCGTCCGGTACGCGTACCGGCCGGGCCAGGACGTGCTGCACGGGGTGGACCTGGAGCTGCGCACCGGCGAGCGGCTCGCCGTCGTCGGTCCCTCCGGCGCCGGCAAGTCGACGCTGGGGCGGATGCTCGCCGGCATCCACCCGCCCACGGGCGGCACGGTCACGGTCGGCGAGGTCCCGCTCGTGGACCTGCCGCTCGACGAGCTGCGTGGGCACGTCGCGCTCGTGACGCAGGAGCACCACGTGTTCGTCGGGCCGCTCGCCGACAACCTGCGGCTGGCCGCCCCGGACGCCGACGACGCCGCGCTCGAGCGGGCGCTGCGTGCGGTCGACGCCTGGGAGTGGGCCGGGGCGCTGCCCGACGGGCTGGCCACCGAGGTCGGGTCCGGGGGTGTCGCGCTGACCCCGGCGCAGGCGCAGCAGGTCGCCCTCGCGCGCCTGGTCCTGCTCGACCCGCACACGCTCGTGCTGGACGAGGCGACCTCGCTGCTCGACCCGCGGGCCGCCCGGCACCTGGAGCGGTCGCTGTCCGCGGTGCTCGAGGGACGCACCGTCGTCGCGATCGCCCACCGGCTGCACACCGCGCACGACGCCGACCGGGTGGCCGTGGTCGACGCGGGCCGGATCAGCGAGATCGGGCCGCACGACGAGCTCGTCGCCGCCGGCGGGGACTACGCCTCGCTCTGGAGCTCCTGGCAGCGGGAGTAG
- a CDS encoding acyltransferase produces the protein MRDADATPRRLPGLDALRGLAVSLVLLNHAWPATFGAAGVVGVTIFFALSGWLITGLLLRDVEQHGRVRYGRFAAARALRLYPPMLFMLAGFVVVEGALDHLGDRHLVPESLLAAVTYTMNLPLLPHGSESLYHFWTLATEEQFYLLWPLVLAWGWRRGLLRVAVGIGVLGTLAACTVTMLLVAPDIARIYALPTSWAAALLVGCAGRLGQDTLLQLLPPERGPRRRLLVVLVTLLLAASLSGPTGAHPWWYLLGVPAVAAATVVLVSYAGRWPVLPSGLLRPAVALGTVSYAAYLWNAAIVRWLHHPQDLLGALATIALTLVAATASWWLVERPAGRLRARLLGGRPVSGRGRTPDDPRSARRRRRAPSAPARTT, from the coding sequence GTGAGAGATGCCGACGCGACGCCCCGCCGCCTGCCCGGCCTCGACGCGCTCCGCGGCCTCGCCGTGTCGCTGGTCCTGCTCAACCACGCCTGGCCCGCGACGTTCGGCGCCGCCGGCGTGGTCGGCGTGACGATCTTCTTCGCCCTCTCCGGCTGGCTCATCACCGGCCTGCTGCTCCGCGACGTCGAGCAGCACGGCCGCGTGCGCTACGGGCGCTTCGCCGCCGCGCGGGCCCTGCGCCTGTACCCGCCGATGCTGTTCATGCTCGCCGGGTTCGTCGTGGTCGAGGGCGCCCTGGACCACCTCGGCGACCGCCACCTGGTCCCGGAGTCGCTGCTGGCCGCCGTGACCTACACGATGAACCTGCCGCTGCTCCCCCACGGGAGCGAGTCGCTCTACCACTTCTGGACCCTGGCGACCGAGGAGCAGTTCTACCTGCTGTGGCCTCTCGTCCTGGCCTGGGGGTGGCGGCGCGGCCTGCTCCGGGTGGCCGTCGGGATCGGCGTCCTGGGCACCCTCGCGGCGTGCACGGTGACGATGCTGCTGGTCGCCCCCGACATCGCGCGCATCTACGCCCTGCCCACGTCCTGGGCGGCTGCGCTGCTCGTCGGCTGCGCGGGCCGGCTCGGGCAGGACACGCTGCTGCAGCTGCTGCCCCCCGAGCGCGGTCCCCGTCGCCGGCTCCTCGTCGTGCTGGTCACGCTGCTGCTCGCGGCCTCGCTGTCCGGGCCGACCGGCGCGCACCCCTGGTGGTACCTGCTGGGCGTGCCGGCCGTCGCGGCGGCGACCGTCGTGCTCGTGTCGTACGCCGGGCGCTGGCCCGTGCTGCCCAGCGGGCTGCTGCGCCCGGCGGTCGCGCTCGGCACGGTCTCCTACGCCGCCTACCTGTGGAACGCGGCGATCGTGCGGTGGCTGCACCACCCGCAGGACCTGCTGGGGGCGCTCGCCACGATCGCGTTGACGCTCGTCGCCGCCACCGCGAGCTGGTGGCTGGTGGAGCGTCCCGCGGGACGGCTGCGCGCGCGGCTGCTCGGCGGACGTCCGGTCAGCGGGCGGGGGCGGACGCCGGACGACCCTCGATCCGCGCGACGGCGTCGGCGTGCACCCTCCGCTCCAGCACGAACGACATGA
- the guaA gene encoding glutamine-hydrolyzing GMP synthase yields MPPPPGSSPADQHRPVLVVDFGAQYAQLIARRVREASVYSEIVPHTASVQDMLAKDPSAIILSGGPSSVYAEGAPFVDPALFEAGVPVLGICYGFQAMAKALGGEVAQTGNREYGGTPVDVVSTGTVLADSPEQQTVWMSHGDAVHAAPEGFEVLATSAGSPVAAFEDRARRLFGVQWHPEVKHSPLGQRTLEHFLYEGAGLTPDWNPGNVIADQVERIRAQVGTARVICGLSGGVDSSVAAALVQRAVGDQLTCVFVDHGLLRTGEAEQVEQDFVASTGVNLKVVDARERFLAALAGHTDPETKRKIIGREFIRVFEDAAREVVEEAGAHGEEVRFLVQGTLYPDVVESGGGEGAANIKSHHNVGGLPDDLQFELVEPLRALFKDEVRAVGLELGVPESIVWRQPFPGPGLGIRIIGEVTAERLDVLRAADLIAREELTRAGLDREIWQCPVVLLADVRSVGVQGDGRTYGHPVVLRPVSSEDAMTADWTRLPYDVLATISTRITNEVPEVNRVVLDVTSKPPGTIEWE; encoded by the coding sequence GTGCCACCGCCCCCCGGCTCCTCGCCCGCCGACCAGCACCGCCCGGTGCTCGTGGTCGACTTCGGGGCCCAGTACGCCCAGCTCATCGCGCGCCGCGTCCGCGAGGCCAGCGTGTACTCCGAGATCGTGCCGCACACCGCCTCCGTGCAGGACATGCTGGCCAAGGACCCGTCGGCGATCATCCTGTCCGGCGGGCCGTCCTCGGTGTACGCCGAGGGGGCGCCGTTCGTCGACCCGGCGCTGTTCGAGGCGGGCGTGCCGGTGCTGGGCATCTGCTACGGGTTCCAGGCCATGGCCAAGGCCCTCGGCGGCGAGGTCGCGCAGACCGGCAACCGCGAGTACGGCGGCACGCCGGTGGACGTCGTCAGCACGGGCACCGTCCTCGCGGACAGCCCCGAGCAGCAGACCGTCTGGATGAGCCACGGAGACGCCGTCCACGCCGCCCCCGAGGGGTTCGAGGTCCTGGCGACCTCCGCCGGCTCGCCGGTCGCGGCGTTCGAGGACCGCGCGCGCCGCCTGTTCGGCGTGCAGTGGCACCCGGAGGTCAAGCACTCGCCGCTCGGTCAGCGGACGCTCGAGCACTTCCTGTACGAGGGCGCCGGGCTGACCCCCGACTGGAACCCGGGCAACGTCATCGCCGACCAGGTCGAGCGGATCCGCGCCCAGGTCGGGACGGCCCGGGTGATCTGCGGGCTGTCCGGCGGCGTGGACTCCTCCGTCGCCGCGGCGCTGGTGCAGCGGGCCGTCGGCGACCAGCTCACGTGCGTGTTCGTCGACCACGGCCTGCTGCGCACCGGCGAGGCCGAGCAGGTCGAGCAGGACTTCGTCGCCTCCACCGGCGTGAACCTCAAGGTCGTCGACGCCCGCGAGCGGTTCCTCGCCGCGCTGGCCGGCCACACCGACCCGGAGACGAAGCGCAAGATCATCGGCCGCGAGTTCATCCGCGTGTTCGAGGACGCGGCGCGCGAGGTCGTCGAGGAGGCGGGCGCCCACGGCGAGGAGGTGCGGTTCCTCGTGCAGGGCACGCTGTACCCCGACGTCGTCGAGTCCGGCGGCGGCGAGGGCGCGGCGAACATCAAGAGCCACCACAACGTCGGCGGGCTGCCGGACGACCTGCAGTTCGAGCTGGTCGAGCCGCTGCGCGCCCTGTTCAAGGACGAGGTGCGGGCGGTCGGCCTGGAGCTCGGCGTCCCGGAGTCCATCGTGTGGCGGCAGCCGTTCCCCGGCCCGGGGCTCGGCATCCGCATCATCGGGGAGGTCACGGCCGAGCGCCTCGACGTGCTGCGCGCCGCCGACCTCATCGCCCGCGAGGAGCTGACCCGCGCCGGCCTGGACCGCGAGATCTGGCAGTGCCCCGTCGTGCTGCTCGCCGACGTGCGCTCGGTGGGCGTGCAGGGCGACGGCCGGACGTACGGGCACCCGGTGGTGCTGCGCCCGGTGTCCTCCGAGGACGCGATGACCGCCGACTGGACGCGGCTGCCCTACGACGTGCTCGCGACCATCTCGACCCGGATCACCAACGAGGTGCCCGAGGTCAACCGCGTGGTGCTCGACGTGACGAGCAAGCCGCCGGGCACCATCGAGTGGGAGTGA
- a CDS encoding DUF3817 domain-containing protein translates to MTEPAPAGRPAPAPALASAPGRLARYRAMAWVTGTMLLVLCLEMVLKYVVHAGGVDPATGDPEPVLGTWVAIAHGWIYVVYLATVVQLWSAMRWSLGRLATMALAGVVPVMSFVLERRVHADAVARIEGRPASAPAR, encoded by the coding sequence ATGACCGAGCCCGCCCCCGCCGGACGGCCCGCGCCGGCGCCCGCCCTCGCGAGCGCCCCCGGCCGCCTCGCCCGCTACCGCGCGATGGCGTGGGTCACGGGCACGATGCTGCTGGTGCTCTGCCTCGAGATGGTGCTCAAGTACGTGGTGCACGCGGGCGGGGTCGACCCGGCGACCGGGGACCCCGAGCCCGTGCTGGGGACCTGGGTGGCGATCGCGCACGGCTGGATCTACGTCGTCTACCTGGCGACCGTCGTGCAGCTGTGGTCGGCCATGCGCTGGTCGCTCGGCCGGCTGGCGACGATGGCGCTCGCGGGCGTGGTGCCGGTCATGTCGTTCGTGCTGGAGCGGAGGGTGCACGCCGACGCCGTCGCGCGGATCGAGGGTCGTCCGGCGTCCGCCCCCGCCCGCTGA
- a CDS encoding ABC transporter ATP-binding protein has translation MRPLPLPDPGHPPLTGPRRLLLRQARRQAGVLAGATAVSVVGNVAAALLPWQLGRVVDHGLDAGLGRELWLGCAGFAALGMVQVGANVWGHRLEVENWLRAAFAASQQVGHHVTRTGDAVTAELPTGEVVATVATDALRLGEVYAILPRLVGGVAAYLTLTALLLRTSVPLGLLVLLGLPVVVGVLSLLVPALQRRQAAQREATGRLTTLGADTVSGLRILRGIGGEDVFAERYRRQSQVVREAGVRVSQTQSLLDALQTLLPGMFLAVVVWAGARLALAGDITAGQLVSFYGFAAFLTQPLWTASEAIRVVTRAVVGARRIIRVLAVPVAGSDDPVAPAAPPAPGEPLVDEASGVVVRPGRMTALVGADPDETARIALRLGRLGPSAREHVPGPDGAGTADGGRTAGAGDVPLSRVRWGRTLLHELRLAEVRGRVVVAESTPHLFTGRLADELDVRGGAGRDELLAALTTADAQDVLDSVPGGLDGEVEEKGRSLSGGQRQRVALARALLTGAEVLVLVEPTSAVDAHTEARIARRLADARQGATTVVVTASPLVLDVADEVALVDGGRVVATGTHRALVAARDAAGAAYRAVVSRTEDPGQDDPGTTDRTEDRREAARR, from the coding sequence GTGCGACCTCTTCCCCTGCCGGATCCCGGCCACCCCCCGCTGACGGGCCCCCGCCGGCTCCTGCTCCGGCAGGCGCGGCGGCAGGCCGGCGTGCTCGCGGGCGCCACCGCGGTCTCGGTCGTGGGGAACGTGGCCGCCGCGCTGCTGCCCTGGCAGCTCGGGCGCGTGGTCGACCACGGGCTCGACGCCGGCCTCGGCCGCGAGCTCTGGCTGGGCTGCGCCGGGTTCGCCGCGCTCGGGATGGTCCAGGTCGGCGCGAACGTCTGGGGCCACCGGCTCGAGGTCGAGAACTGGCTGCGCGCGGCGTTCGCGGCGTCGCAGCAGGTCGGCCACCACGTGACGCGTACGGGCGACGCGGTGACCGCCGAGCTGCCGACGGGAGAGGTCGTGGCGACCGTCGCCACGGACGCCCTGCGGCTCGGCGAGGTCTACGCGATCCTCCCCCGGCTGGTCGGGGGCGTCGCGGCCTACCTGACGCTGACCGCGCTGCTGCTGCGGACGTCGGTGCCGCTGGGCCTGCTGGTGCTGCTCGGGCTGCCGGTCGTCGTCGGCGTGCTGTCGCTGCTGGTGCCCGCGCTGCAGCGGCGGCAGGCCGCGCAGCGCGAGGCGACCGGCCGGCTCACCACGCTGGGTGCCGACACGGTGTCGGGTCTGCGGATCCTGCGGGGCATCGGCGGCGAGGACGTCTTCGCCGAGCGCTACCGCCGCCAGTCGCAGGTCGTGCGCGAGGCCGGCGTGCGGGTCTCGCAGACGCAGTCGCTGCTCGACGCGCTGCAGACCCTGCTGCCGGGGATGTTCCTCGCGGTCGTCGTGTGGGCGGGGGCGCGTCTCGCGCTGGCCGGCGACATCACCGCGGGCCAGCTCGTGTCGTTCTACGGGTTCGCCGCGTTCCTCACCCAGCCGCTGTGGACCGCGAGCGAGGCGATCCGCGTCGTGACCCGGGCCGTGGTCGGGGCGCGCAGGATCATCCGCGTGCTCGCGGTGCCGGTCGCCGGCTCCGACGACCCGGTGGCACCCGCGGCTCCCCCGGCCCCGGGCGAGCCGCTCGTGGACGAGGCCAGCGGCGTGGTGGTCCGTCCCGGGCGGATGACCGCGCTGGTCGGCGCGGACCCGGACGAGACCGCGCGGATCGCCCTGCGGCTCGGGCGGCTGGGGCCGTCCGCCCGCGAGCATGTCCCGGGCCCCGACGGCGCCGGGACGGCCGACGGCGGCCGCACCGCGGGGGCCGGCGACGTGCCGCTCTCCCGGGTGCGCTGGGGCCGCACGCTGCTGCACGAGCTCCGGCTCGCCGAGGTGCGCGGTCGCGTCGTCGTCGCCGAGTCGACGCCGCACCTGTTCACGGGGCGCCTCGCCGACGAGCTCGACGTGCGCGGCGGCGCCGGCCGCGACGAGCTGCTCGCCGCCCTGACCACGGCCGACGCGCAGGACGTGCTGGACTCCGTGCCCGGCGGCCTGGACGGCGAGGTCGAGGAGAAGGGCCGGTCGCTGTCCGGCGGCCAGCGGCAGCGCGTCGCCCTCGCCCGCGCCCTGCTCACCGGCGCCGAGGTGCTGGTGCTCGTGGAGCCGACGAGCGCGGTCGACGCCCACACCGAGGCCCGCATCGCCCGCCGGCTCGCCGACGCGCGGCAGGGAGCCACCACCGTGGTGGTCACCGCGAGCCCGCTCGTGCTCGACGTCGCGGACGAGGTGGCGCTCGTCGACGGGGGCCGGGTCGTGGCCACCGGGACGCACCGCGCGCTCGTCGCCGCACGGGACGCCGCAGGAGCCGCCTACCGGGCGGTGGTGTCCCGTACCGAGGACCCGGGGCAGGACGACCCCGGCACCACCGACCGGACGGAGGACCGCCGTGAAGCTGCCCGTCGCTGA
- a CDS encoding MerR family transcriptional regulator: MSLHLMQIGEVAERTGLSLRTIRYYGEVGLVRPSARTHGGFRLYTEPDIARLELIKRMKPLDFSLDEMGDLLGVLDRINAPGVSQEDHDELLERLAMYRLAAEERSRALREQLAVAEDFHESLRQEISRQRRIGDRSGS, encoded by the coding sequence GTGTCCCTGCACCTGATGCAGATCGGCGAGGTCGCGGAGCGCACCGGCCTGTCCCTGCGCACCATCCGCTACTACGGCGAGGTCGGCCTGGTCCGGCCCTCGGCCCGCACGCACGGCGGCTTCCGCCTGTACACCGAGCCCGACATCGCACGGCTGGAGCTGATCAAGCGCATGAAGCCGCTCGACTTCTCCCTCGACGAGATGGGCGACCTGCTGGGCGTCCTCGACCGCATCAACGCCCCCGGCGTCAGCCAGGAGGACCACGACGAGCTGCTGGAGCGCCTCGCGATGTACCGGCTGGCCGCGGAGGAGCGCTCGCGGGCGCTGCGCGAGCAGCTCGCCGTCGCCGAGGACTTCCACGAGAGCCTCCGCCAGGAGATCTCCCGGCAGCGCCGCATCGGGGACCGCTCCGGCTCCTGA
- the aroD gene encoding type I 3-dehydroquinate dehydratase, translating into MTTTPGAAPSGGPSAGADGPAERPALPARRPVTVRGTTLGGPRPAVVVPVTATEPDTLRAEAAAAAAARPDVVEWRADHLAAGVADPTAVARAALVVRDAVGDLPLLVTVRTTAEGGHADVEGDAYAAPLLAVLATGAADLLDVEVARDPATVRRLLDAAHAAGVPVVGSSHDFAGTPSRDALVGRLLAMADLGADVLKVAVTPHDPDDVLTLLAATLDASRRTDRPLVTMAMGPLGVVSRVGGGVFGSAATFGTVGAASAPGQVRLGALRAALDVVHGPA; encoded by the coding sequence ATGACGACGACCCCCGGAGCAGCCCCGAGCGGCGGCCCCAGCGCCGGAGCCGACGGGCCGGCGGAGCGACCCGCCCTGCCCGCCCGGCGCCCGGTGACCGTCCGCGGCACGACGCTCGGAGGGCCGAGGCCCGCCGTCGTCGTCCCGGTCACCGCCACGGAGCCGGACACGCTCCGGGCCGAGGCCGCCGCGGCCGCCGCAGCGCGCCCGGACGTCGTCGAGTGGCGCGCCGACCACCTCGCGGCCGGGGTCGCGGACCCCACGGCCGTCGCCCGGGCCGCCCTCGTCGTCCGCGACGCCGTCGGCGACCTCCCCCTGCTCGTCACCGTCCGGACCACCGCGGAGGGCGGGCACGCCGACGTCGAGGGCGACGCGTACGCCGCGCCCCTCCTCGCCGTGCTGGCGACCGGGGCGGCGGACCTCCTGGACGTCGAGGTGGCCCGTGACCCCGCCACGGTGCGACGACTGCTCGACGCCGCGCACGCCGCGGGCGTCCCCGTCGTGGGGTCCAGCCACGACTTCGCCGGCACGCCGTCCCGCGACGCGCTCGTCGGCCGGCTGCTCGCGATGGCCGACCTGGGTGCCGACGTCCTCAAGGTCGCCGTGACCCCGCACGACCCGGACGACGTGCTCACGCTGCTCGCGGCGACCCTGGACGCGAGCCGGCGCACCGACCGCCCGCTCGTCACGATGGCCATGGGCCCGCTCGGCGTGGTGTCCCGCGTCGGCGGCGGCGTGTTCGGCTCCGCGGCGACGTTCGGCACCGTCGGGGCGGCGTCCGCCCCCGGTCAGGTCCGGCTCGGCGCCCTGCGCGCGGCGCTCGACGTGGTGCACGGCCCGGCCTGA
- a CDS encoding SURF1 family protein, with product MPETSRAERRATLWRVARTPRMIGLLVVLLAAAAVCGRLGAWQLERAEVRGAAAQAQRLAEVEAQPPVPLEQVLAPQSTFDGSLVGRRIEVTGRYEADGQLLVTDRGLDGRTGSLVLTPLRVESGDPDADGAVLPVVRGWVPAGVQDPGAPELAVPEGRMTVTGYLQASEDSGALPAGDGTSDSVSSAELLGVWGGPIWTGYAVLTTSDPAQPPAVELLPPPTRSGTGLNLQNLGYAAQWFIFGGFAVALWVRLLKDEVLRESGELGPADAGTEPGPAPRDVPPPGA from the coding sequence GTGCCCGAGACCTCCCGCGCCGAGCGGCGCGCGACCCTGTGGCGGGTCGCGCGCACGCCGCGCATGATCGGCCTGCTCGTGGTCCTGCTGGCCGCGGCGGCCGTCTGCGGGCGGTTGGGTGCGTGGCAGCTCGAGCGCGCCGAGGTGCGCGGTGCCGCCGCCCAGGCCCAGCGGCTCGCGGAGGTCGAGGCGCAGCCGCCCGTGCCCCTCGAGCAGGTGCTGGCGCCGCAGTCGACGTTCGACGGGTCGCTCGTGGGACGCCGGATCGAGGTGACCGGGCGGTACGAGGCCGACGGGCAGCTCCTGGTGACCGACCGCGGGCTGGACGGGCGCACCGGCTCGCTCGTCCTGACACCGCTGCGCGTCGAGTCCGGCGACCCGGACGCCGACGGTGCGGTGCTGCCGGTCGTCCGCGGCTGGGTGCCGGCCGGCGTGCAGGACCCGGGCGCGCCCGAGCTGGCCGTGCCGGAGGGCCGCATGACCGTGACCGGCTACCTGCAGGCGTCCGAGGACTCCGGTGCGCTGCCGGCGGGCGACGGCACGAGCGACAGCGTGTCGTCCGCCGAGCTGCTGGGCGTGTGGGGAGGGCCCATCTGGACGGGGTACGCGGTGCTCACGACCTCCGACCCCGCGCAGCCCCCCGCCGTGGAGCTGCTGCCGCCGCCGACGCGGTCCGGCACCGGGCTGAACCTGCAGAACCTCGGCTACGCGGCGCAGTGGTTCATCTTCGGCGGGTTCGCGGTGGCGCTCTGGGTGCGGCTGCTCAAGGACGAGGTGCTGCGCGAGTCCGGCGAGCTCGGTCCGGCGGACGCCGGGACGGAGCCCGGCCCCGCCCCGCGCGACGTGCCGCCGCCGGGGGCCTGA